One Prosthecobacter dejongeii DNA window includes the following coding sequences:
- a CDS encoding VOC family protein, with product MRRIYDHLDLRVPNLAEAVPFYERLLPALGFTRRQAIEGWLQYEAAGHGVTEFFGVTESASHVANENRVAFRAESVEAVDELAQVATQAGARCVEGPLAYEPGYYAVFFEDPCGNRFEVCHRVPLN from the coding sequence ATGCGACGAATCTACGATCACCTCGACCTCCGTGTCCCGAACCTAGCTGAGGCGGTGCCTTTTTATGAAAGGCTGTTGCCTGCGCTGGGCTTTACACGTCGGCAGGCCATCGAGGGCTGGTTGCAATATGAGGCCGCAGGCCATGGTGTGACGGAGTTTTTTGGCGTGACAGAATCTGCTAGCCATGTGGCGAACGAAAATCGTGTGGCGTTCCGAGCGGAGTCGGTGGAGGCCGTGGATGAACTGGCCCAAGTGGCTACTCAAGCTGGTGCCCGTTGCGTGGAGGGGCCATTGGCTTACGAACCCGGCTATTATGCCGTGTTTTTTGAAGACCCCTGCGGGAACCGTTTTGAGGTGTGTCACCGCGTGCCTCTCAATTGA